TTTTCCTGGTAAATCAAAGTGGCGAAGACCTTGATATTCTGACGCTTAGATCAGACAATACCGGGATCGTTGAACCCAGTTTTTCTACTTTTGGAAATTATCCTAATCCATTTGGCAGGTCTGGATCATTCACCAAGTTCTTTTATGTTTTAGAAGAAAAAACAGGTGGAGAGCTGCGAATTTACACTCTTGTGGGAGATTTAGTTAGGGTGTATTCCTTTAGTGAAGCCGACGATGAATTTAGTTCTAAGGGACCTCATGACGGCTCAATTTCATGGGATGGGAAAAATGGCAATGGAGATTTAGTATTGAACGGCGTTTATATTGCCATTTTAACCACAAATAGTGGAAAACAAGCAATGACAAAAGTTGCCGTAGTTAAATAGAAGGTTGCTATGAGAATAAAGGTTAGTTTCTTATTATTTGGTGGTATATTGGTCTGTTTACAAAGTGCTGCAATAGCTCAAAATGGTGGAGTGAATAGCATTTTTCACCAAGGAGTCGGCGCCCGTCAATCAGCTTTGGGTGGTGCGGTGGTTGCATATCCGCAAGATCCAACGACGATTTACTGGAACCCGGCTGGTTTGGAATACCTTCCGGAAAAAAGTATTTCTTTATATTATACCACATTTTTAGGAGGCACTTCCTATCAATTTGTTGGATTTGCCTTTCCAACGTTGTATAATGGTACCTTCGGTGCAGGTGTTACTCGAATATCGGCAGATGGAATTATTGAACAAGGATCAACTTATTTGCAAAATGGACTTGGCGAATTTAGCTCTAACCAATCGGAATTCTATTTGTCTGGTGCTAAAATCATTCGTAACCTAATTTCAGTTGGAGTAAATATAAAACTACAGCATCATTCAATAAATGGGTTGTCCGATACCGGCATAGGTGGAGATTTATCGTTCATGTACCTTCCAGAGTTTGACAATTCACTATTGAGAAATATTCGCTTGGGATTAAATGTGCAAAATTTAGTATCTCCGATACTAAATCCCGGTGATGCGTCGGATAAGATTCCTACTCGATTGTTATTTGGCTTTGCCAAGCCTTTTTATTTAGGATTTGATCGAAATCCGCTGGTACTTTTGTTTAGTCTTGACCAAAACAAACAACAAAGTATGGGATATCATACAGGCTTAGAATATACATATTTGGACAAAGGAATGGTTAGGTTTGGGCTTGATCAGAATGGTTTCGCATTTGGTGCAGGTACTCTTTATAAACGAATCCAAATCGATTATACTTATGGTAAATTGACCGAATCCGCCTTTGGTGATAGCCATAAACTTTCCTTCTCAATTAATTTTGGTAAATCTCGCGAAGAATTATTGCAAATTGCAGAACGGAAGCGCAATTTAGAAATTGCCAGTCAGGTTGAATTGGGTTTAGACCAGGAGCGGCAAAATACAATAGATAGGTTGCTGATTGAAGGAAGGCAAATATATAGCAATGCATCAACCGTTCTTGAATACATGGATGCGATCATTAAATTTAGCCAGGTTTTGGACCTTGACAGCAACAATGCCGAAGCAGAGGAAAGATTGGCAGAATCCGACAAAAGAACTAGTGAACTTCGGCTAGCAGAACAACAAAAGATACTAAGTGCAATTGAGGACTCAAGAGTACAAAAAGAAACAATGAGAACACAAGCAAGAATTGATTCACTTACAAACCTTGGCCAATCCTTATTCAAGTCAGGCGGATATAATGCTGCAATTGAGCAATGGGATAAAGTGCTAGCAGAACGACCTGACGACCAGTTGGTTAAAGATATGATTGCAAGTG
This is a stretch of genomic DNA from candidate division KSB1 bacterium. It encodes these proteins:
- a CDS encoding PorV/PorQ family protein, with amino-acid sequence MRIKVSFLLFGGILVCLQSAAIAQNGGVNSIFHQGVGARQSALGGAVVAYPQDPTTIYWNPAGLEYLPEKSISLYYTTFLGGTSYQFVGFAFPTLYNGTFGAGVTRISADGIIEQGSTYLQNGLGEFSSNQSEFYLSGAKIIRNLISVGVNIKLQHHSINGLSDTGIGGDLSFMYLPEFDNSLLRNIRLGLNVQNLVSPILNPGDASDKIPTRLLFGFAKPFYLGFDRNPLVLLFSLDQNKQQSMGYHTGLEYTYLDKGMVRFGLDQNGFAFGAGTLYKRIQIDYTYGKLTESAFGDSHKLSFSINFGKSREELLQIAERKRNLEIASQVELGLDQERQNTIDRLLIEGRQIYSNASTVLEYMDAIIKFSQVLDLDSNNAEAEERLAESDKRTSELRLAEQQKILSAIEDSRVQKETMRTQARIDSLTNLGQSLFKSGGYNAAIEQWDKVLAERPDDQLVKDMIASAQSELTKNVDNLIRRADNMAKNQDYAGAITVLAGVQLLSLGNEEALRQLSIKINGLERLLNVSSYYQSGLIAYTEEKWVEALNNFTKANRINSNYMNLKHYYTEAERRVNAKDMAMTPEMVTKYKQGYDLYLEVRLQEAIDIWEELLIEQHYNKLIIELIDNANKQLEKQKNINR